A window of Nonomuraea angiospora genomic DNA:
GGAGGACGTGGGCTCGTTCCTGAACGTCGCCTCCAACGGCCTGGCCGCGCTCCGGGTGCTGGGCGCGCACCACAAGGTCCTGGCGCAGGCCATTCCCACCCCACGCATGGTCATGTGGAGCGGATCGGGCAAGCGGCTGGGCGAGGTGGCCAACGGGCTGCGGCTCGACGACGGCACGGTGAGCCATACCGTCCTGCGGTCCGACCTCTACCGGACCATGCGTGACGAGGCGACCCGGCGCGGCATCGAGGTCACGTACGGCAAGCGCCTGGTCTCGTACGACGAGAGCGAAAGGAAGGTGACGGCGAGGTTCGCGGACGGCACGGAGGCCACGGGCGACCTGCTGATCGCGTGCGACGGCGTGCACTCGCGCACCCGCACGATCCTCGACCCGCAGGCCCCCGCCGCCCGCTACAGCGGCCTCTACAGCTTCGGCGGGATCATCAAGGACGCCGGTTTCACCGGCGAGCCGGGCGTCTACAACATGGTCTTCGGCAAGCGCGCGTTCTTCGGTTACACGGAGCGGCGAGCCTGGGGCGGAGAGCGGCAGCTTGCGTCACCAGCGGAGCCCCGTGCGAGCGCGACCATGGGCGCGGTGCCCGAGCCGGGCGAGACCTGGTGGTTCGCGAACCTGCCCCGGCGGCTCGGCGACGTTCCGGAGGACTGGAAGCCGGTGCTGGTCAGGGCGTTCGAGGACGACGCGAACTTCTCCGCCGAGCTCATCCGGCGCAGCGACGTCGGGCCGGGGTCGCCGATCTACGACCTGCCGCCGGTGCCCGTGTGGCACCGCGGCCGGGTCCTGCTGATCGGGGACGCCGCGCACGCCACCTCACCCAGCTCCGGCCAGGGCGCCTCGCTGGCCGTCGAGGACGCGGTCGTGCTGGCCAGGTGCCTGCGCGACAGCGGGAGCCACACGAAGGCGTTCGAGCGCTTCGAGGCCGAACGGCGGCCCAGGGCGGAGCGGGTGGTGGCGTACTCGAGGACGATCAGCAACAGCAAGGCCGCGGGCCCGGTCGCCCGGGTCTTCCGCGACCTGATGCTGCCGTTCTTCCTGAAGAAGAGCGCGAGCCAGGAGTCACTCGCCTGGATGTACCGCTATCAGGCGAGCCTGTGAGACCGCCGCCTCCCCGGCCGGGACCAGCGGCAACCGCACGTCCGGGGTCGGGATCAGGCCCTGGGCGTGCAGCACTCCCTTGATCACGGTGGGGTTGGGCTCGGCGAAGAGCGCGGCCGAGAGCCTGGCCAGCCGGTGCCCGAGCGCCCTCGCCCTGGCCGCGTCGCCCGCGTTCCAGGCCTCCACCAGCTCGACGAAGCCGCGGGTCTGCAGATGCGCCGAGGCGAGGATCCCGCCGACGGCGCCCAGGGCGAGCAGCGGCGAGATGAACGCGTCGTCGCCGCCCACCACCTCGAACCCCTCGGGCAGGTCCCCCAGCAGGTCCACCGCGTCCTGGTCGATCCCGCCCGCCGCGTACTTCATGCCCGCGATCATCGGGTGCGCGCCCAGCTGCCGGAAGGTCGCGGCGCGGACCGCCTGACCCGTCCGGTACGGGATGTGGTAGATCACCAGTGGCACCGGCGTCGCCTCCGCCAGCGCCTCGAAGTGCGCGATCACGCCGCGCTCGCCCGGCCGCAGGAAGTACGGCACCGTCACCAGCGCGGCGCCGACCCCCGAGGGCAGGCCCTGCAGGGCCCGGGCCGTCGAACGCGTGTCGTTCCCCGTCACCCCCACCGTCAGCAGCGCCTGCCGCTCGGCGCACACCCGCGCGCACGCCTCGATCACCAGCTCCCGCTCGCCGGGGTCGAGCGCGGCCACCTCGCCCGTCGTGCCCAGCGCGACCAGCCCGGCGGCGCCCTGGTCGAGGTAGTCCGAGGCGAGCTTCTCGATCGCGTCCACGGCCACCTCTCCCGACGAGGTGAACGGGGTGACCAGCGGTACGTG
This region includes:
- a CDS encoding FAD-dependent oxidoreductase, encoding MQALIIGCGIAGPVTAMALREVGIDAQIFEAYEQGAEDVGSFLNVASNGLAALRVLGAHHKVLAQAIPTPRMVMWSGSGKRLGEVANGLRLDDGTVSHTVLRSDLYRTMRDEATRRGIEVTYGKRLVSYDESERKVTARFADGTEATGDLLIACDGVHSRTRTILDPQAPAARYSGLYSFGGIIKDAGFTGEPGVYNMVFGKRAFFGYTERRAWGGERQLASPAEPRASATMGAVPEPGETWWFANLPRRLGDVPEDWKPVLVRAFEDDANFSAELIRRSDVGPGSPIYDLPPVPVWHRGRVLLIGDAAHATSPSSGQGASLAVEDAVVLARCLRDSGSHTKAFERFEAERRPRAERVVAYSRTISNSKAAGPVARVFRDLMLPFFLKKSASQESLAWMYRYQASL
- a CDS encoding 4-hydroxy-tetrahydrodipicolinate synthase family protein, whose protein sequence is MLRGLHVPLVTPFTSSGEVAVDAIEKLASDYLDQGAAGLVALGTTGEVAALDPGERELVIEACARVCAERQALLTVGVTGNDTRSTARALQGLPSGVGAALVTVPYFLRPGERGVIAHFEALAEATPVPLVIYHIPYRTGQAVRAATFRQLGAHPMIAGMKYAAGGIDQDAVDLLGDLPEGFEVVGGDDAFISPLLALGAVGGILASAHLQTRGFVELVEAWNAGDAARARALGHRLARLSAALFAEPNPTVIKGVLHAQGLIPTPDVRLPLVPAGEAAVSQARLIAVHPGE